In Saccopteryx leptura isolate mSacLep1 chromosome 11, mSacLep1_pri_phased_curated, whole genome shotgun sequence, the following proteins share a genomic window:
- the ZNF184 gene encoding zinc finger protein 184 isoform X1, with the protein MEDLSSPMSALLQGGHTLLPSASFQESVTFKDVVVDFTQEEWKQLDPVQRDLFRDVTLENYTHLVSIGLQVSKPDVISQLEQGTEPWIMEPGIPVGGFGGWETRPENSISLPELTISEEEPSPEVVVEKKKSDDPWNSNVSETLVSKSSPGRQLANEQALPREIKITEKTIPTLERDRVNHGFEKGTNNSSNLVIQEDITPEETTTKTSIKQNINPVKKEKSCKCNECGKAFSYCSALIRHQRTHTGEKPYKCNECEKAFSRSENLINHQRIHTGDKPYKCDQCGKGFIEGPSLTQHQRIHTGEKPYKCDECGKAFSQRTHLVQHQRIHTGEKPYTCNECGKAFSQRGHFMEHQKIHTGEKPFKCDECDKTFTRSTHLTQHQKIHTGEKTYKCNECGKAFNGPSTFIRHHMIHTGEKPYECNECGKAFSQHSNLTQHQKTHTGEKPYDCAECGKSFSYWSSLAQHLKIHTGEKPYKCTECGKAFSYCSSLTQHRRIHTREKPFECSECGKAFSYLSNLNQHQKTHTQEKAYECKECGKAFIRSSSLAKHERIHTGEKPYQCHECGKTFSYGSSLIQHRKIHTGERPYKCNECGRAFNQNIHLTQHKRIHTGAKPYECGECGKAFRHCSSLAQHQKTHTEEKPYQCNKCDKAFSQSFHLTQHQRIHTGEKPYKCNECDKAFSRSTHLTEHQNTHTGKKLYNCNKCSKTFSQSTYLIQHQRVHSGEKPFGCNDCGKAFSYLSNLNQHQKTHTQEKAYECKECGKAFIRSSSLAKHERIHTGEKPYQCHECGKTFSYGSSLIQHRKIHTGERPYKCNECGRTFNQNIHLTQHKRIHTGAKPYECGECGKAFQHCLSLAQHKKTHTEEKP; encoded by the exons ATGGAAG aTCTGTCTTCTCCAATGTCTGCACTTCTCCAAGGGGGCCATACTCTACTCCCATCAGCCAGTTTTCAG GAATCAGTGACCTTTAAGGATGTGGTAGTGGACTTTACGCAGGAAGAATGGAAACAGCTGGATCCTGTACAGAGAGATTTATTCAGGGATGTGACATTGGAAAATTATACACACCTGGTCTCCATAG GACTCCAAGTTTCCAAACCTGATGTGATTTCCCAGTTAGAGCAAGGGACAGAGCCATGGATCATGGAGCCAGGCATTCCAGTGGGTGGCTTTGGAG gctGGGAAACCAGACCAGAAAATAGCATATCACTCCCAGAGCTGACCATTTCTGAAGAAGAGCCATCTCCAGAGGTagtagtagaaaaaaagaaaagtgatgacCCTTGGAATTCTAATGTCTCAGAAACTTTGGTGTCTAAAAGCAGTCCAGGAAGGCAGCTGGCAAATGAACAAGCATtgccaagggaaataaaaataactgagaaAACCATACCCACTCTGGAAAGAGACCGTGTAAATCATGGCTTTGAAAAAGGCACCAATAATAGTTCAAACCTGGTAATACAAGAAGACATAACTCCAGAAGAGACCACTACTAAAACAAGcatcaaacaaaatataaacccagttaaaaaagagaaatcttgtaagtgcaatgaatgtgggaaagctTTTAGCTATTGTTCAGCACTTATTCGCCATCAGAGAACACACACTGGGGAAAAACCCTACAAATGTAACGAATGTGAGAAAGCCTTCAGCAGGAGCGAAAACCTAATAAACCATcaaagaattcatactggagataAACCATATAAATGTGATCAGTGTGGAAAAGGCTTCATTGAGGGTCCATCTCTTACtcaacatcaaagaattcacactggagaaaaacccTATAAATGTGATGAATGTGGGAAGGCCTTTAGTCAGCGAACCCATCTTGTTcagcatcagagaattcatactggtgaGAAACCATATACTTGTAATGAATGTGGAAAAGCCTTTAGCCAGAGAGGCCACTTTAtggaacatcagaaaattcatacaggAGAAAAACCTTTTAAATGTGATGAATGTGATAAAACTTTCACCAGGAGTACTCACCttactcaacatcaaaaaattcATACCGGAGAGAAAACCTATAAGTGTAATgaatgtgggaaggccttcaATGGACCCTCAACATTTATCCGTCATCATATGATCCACACAGGTGAAAAACCATATGAatgcaatgaatgtgggaaagccttcagtcagCACTCAAACCTCACTCAACATCAGAAAACGCATACTGGTGAGAAACCTTATGATTGTGCTGAATGTGGAAAATCCTTTAGTTACTGGTCATCCCTGGCTCAACATCtgaaaattcatactggagaaaaaCCTTACAAATGCACTGAATGTGGCAAGGCCTTTAGTTACTGTTCATCCCTTACTCAGCATCGCAGGATTCACACCAGAGAAAAGCCCTTtgaatgcagtgaatgtgggaaggcTTTCAGTTACCTCTCAAATCTTAATCAGCATCAGAAGACTCATACCCAAGAGAAAGCTtatgaatgtaaggaatgtgggaaagccttcattcGGAGTTCATCTCTTGCTAAACATGAAAGAATTCATACTGGCGAGAAACCCTATCAGTGTCATGAAtgtgggaaaaccttcagttATGGCTCATCCCTTATTCAGCATAGGAAAATACATACTGGAGAAAGACCTTACAAGTGTAATGAATGTGGGAGAGCCTTCAACCAGAACATACATCTTACACAGCATaagagaattcacacaggagcAAAGCCTTATGAGTGTGGCGAGTGTGGCAAAGCTTTTCGACACTGTTCATCTCTTGCTCAACATCAAAAAACTCACACAGAAGAAAAGCCCTACCAGTGTAATAAATGTGACAAAGCTTTTAGCCAGAGCTTCCATCTGACTcagcatcagagaattcacactggagagaagccatATAAGTGTAACGAATGTGATAAAGCCTTCAGCCGGAGCACTCATCTGACTGAGCACCAGAACACCCACACTGGGAAGAAGCTGTACAACTGTAATAAGTGCAGTAAGACTTTCAGCCAGAGCACTTACCTCATTCAGCATCAGAGAGTTCATTCAGGAGAGAAGCCTTTTGGATGTAATGATTGTGGGAAGGCTTTCAGTTACCTCTCAAATCTTAATCAGCATCAGAAGACTCATACCCAAGAGAAAGCTtatgaatgtaaggaatgtgggaaagccttcattcGGAGTTCATCTCTTGCTAAACATGAAAGAATTCATACTGGTGAGAAACCCTATCAATGTCATGAAtgtgggaaaaccttcagttATGGCTCATCCCTTATTCAGCATAGGAAAATACATACTGGAGAAAGACCTTACAAGTGTAATGAATGTGGGAGAACCTTCAACCAGAACATACACCTTACACAGCATaagagaattcacacaggagcAAAGCCTTATGAGTGTGGCGAGTGTGGCAAAGCTTTTCAACACTGTTTATCTCTTGCTCAACATAAAAAAACTCATACAGAAGAAAAGCCCTAG